AGCTGATTTAGATGCTAAATTAGTAGCTGAAAACATCGCTCGTCAATTAGAAAACCGTATTTCTTTCCGCCGTGCTCAAAAGCAAACAATTCAACGTGCTATGCGCGCTGGTGCACAAGGAATCAAAACAATGGTATCTGGTCGTCTTGGCGGTGCTGATATCGCTCGTTCTGAACATTACAGTGAAGGAACTGTTCCACTTCACACACTTCGTGCTGATATTGACTATGGTACAGCTGAAGCTGACACTACTTATGGTAAATTAGGCGTTAAAGTTTGGATCTATCGTGGAGAGGTTCTTCCTACTAAGAAGAAAAAAGAGGAAGGAGGAAAATAATATGTTGTTGCCAAAACGCGTTAAGTATCGCAGAG
The window above is part of the Metabacillus dongyingensis genome. Proteins encoded here:
- the rpsC gene encoding 30S ribosomal protein S3, which produces MGQKVNPVGLRIGVIRDWESKWFAGKDYANLLHEDIKVREYINQRLSDASVSKIEIERAANRVNITIHTAKPGMVIGKGGTEVEALRKALNQLTGKRVHINILEIKRADLDAKLVAENIARQLENRISFRRAQKQTIQRAMRAGAQGIKTMVSGRLGGADIARSEHYSEGTVPLHTLRADIDYGTAEADTTYGKLGVKVWIYRGEVLPTKKKKEEGGK